Proteins from a single region of Chryseobacterium sp. T16E-39:
- a CDS encoding T9SS type A sorting domain-containing protein — MKKTLYLLFFILNSFFIDAQAPSIEWQKTLGGSLTDWGYSVRQTADGGYITAGYTSSFNGDVTGNHGNGDFWIVKLNMTGGIQWQKSLGGTGYEIAYSIKQTTDGGYIVAGISDSNNGDVTGNHGSQDYWIVKLDPDGNIQWQKSLGGSGSEKALSIQQTTDGGYIVAGSSGSTNGDVTGNHGNLDYWIVKLNNSGDIQWQKSLGGTGLEDVAEIQQTNDGGFIVIGSSNSSSDGDVTGNHGKYDYWTVKLDILGNIQWQKSYGGIGDDFAYSIQQTVDGGYIIAGTSADSVTGDIPTYPGIPDYWIIKVDSNGNMEWNKLLGGSLRDTTQVIRQTQDGGYIVAGWTISIDGQVTENHGNNDFWVAKLDHVGNLKWQKSLGGSNSENLHSLEQTADGGYIILGDTSSTNGDVTGNHGIIDCWLVKLSSNLLNTTENQSIKKPDLYPNPAKDYVYLDNLPNGTIVSITDMSGRKLFTQKYTDRKISIHTIQFINGVYMIQVEHKGQSILSEKLIINK; from the coding sequence ATGAAAAAAACATTATATCTCTTATTTTTTATATTGAACTCGTTTTTTATAGACGCTCAGGCACCAAGCATTGAATGGCAGAAGACTTTAGGAGGAAGTTTGACTGACTGGGGTTACTCCGTCAGGCAAACGGCCGATGGCGGATATATCACAGCGGGGTATACTTCATCTTTTAATGGTGATGTTACGGGAAATCACGGAAATGGTGACTTTTGGATAGTAAAATTAAATATGACTGGAGGTATACAATGGCAGAAATCACTAGGAGGAACAGGCTATGAAATTGCCTATTCTATTAAGCAGACTACTGACGGAGGATATATTGTAGCAGGTATATCTGACTCTAATAATGGTGATGTAACCGGAAATCATGGAAGCCAAGATTATTGGATTGTAAAACTCGATCCTGATGGAAATATACAGTGGCAGAAATCACTGGGAGGTAGTGGTTCTGAAAAAGCTCTTTCCATTCAACAAACAACTGACGGAGGTTATATTGTTGCAGGTTCATCCGGTTCTACAAACGGTGACGTAACAGGAAATCACGGAAACCTTGACTATTGGATAGTAAAATTAAATAATAGCGGGGATATCCAGTGGCAAAAATCACTCGGGGGCACTGGCCTTGAAGATGTAGCAGAGATCCAACAAACCAATGACGGAGGATTTATTGTAATTGGCTCATCTAACAGTTCATCCGACGGGGACGTAACCGGAAATCATGGAAAGTATGACTATTGGACCGTAAAATTAGATATCTTAGGTAATATACAGTGGCAAAAATCATATGGCGGCATCGGCGATGATTTTGCTTACTCTATTCAACAGACTGTGGATGGAGGTTACATTATTGCTGGAACATCTGCAGATTCCGTAACCGGAGATATTCCAACCTATCCGGGAATTCCTGATTATTGGATCATAAAAGTAGACAGCAATGGAAATATGGAATGGAATAAACTGTTAGGAGGAAGTCTTCGTGATACTACACAGGTTATCCGGCAGACTCAGGACGGAGGATACATTGTAGCTGGCTGGACAATCTCTATAGATGGCCAGGTGACCGAAAATCATGGAAATAACGATTTCTGGGTGGCAAAGCTTGATCATGTAGGAAATCTAAAGTGGCAAAAATCTTTGGGAGGATCGAATAGCGAAAACCTACATTCTCTTGAACAAACAGCAGACGGAGGATATATCATTCTGGGAGACACTTCTTCAACAAACGGTGATGTTACAGGAAATCATGGAATAATCGATTGCTGGCTTGTCAAATTATCTTCCAACTTATTAAACACTACAGAAAACCAATCTATAAAAAAACCTGATCTATATCCTAATCCAGCAAAAGATTATGTTTATCTTGATAATCTGCCAAACGGAACCATTGTCAGCATCACAGACATGTCCGGGAGAAAATTATTTACCCAAAAATATACTGATAGAAAAATTTCTATTCATACAATACAATTTATAAATGGAGTATATATGATTCAGGTTGAGCATAAAGGTCAATCGATACTGTCTGAAAAATTAATTATAAATAAATAA